The Medicago truncatula cultivar Jemalong A17 chromosome 4, MtrunA17r5.0-ANR, whole genome shotgun sequence genome includes a region encoding these proteins:
- the LOC25502626 gene encoding pentatricopeptide repeat-containing protein At2g20710, mitochondrial isoform X1 has product MECFVKKMLKLIRSRWNHCNTTLRLLHSSSTPTDTLYHRISRAGDPIIPMTPILNQWIQEGRDINHSELQFFIKQLRTRRRFKQALQISEWMSNERNLHLLSGDIATRLDLIGKVRGLDQAVKYFNSVPHTSKDFKVYGALLHCYAQYNSVEKAELIMKKLKESSSNNEQDLVVSYHVLLKLYSRTGQHEKLVALMKEMKEKKMCNSSTLTSWLNAYAITSNIDEMEKLLAKMEVDHSITLNWLTYSVVADGYIKVGQFDKALIVLKKSEQLIRGKSKRAVYQSLLTKYAAIGKKDDVYRIWNICKSLNGSHHSTYISMLMSLSNLNDIDGAETILEEWESGNTCFDVRIPNVMVSAYCKNGMLEKAEAYVGRLLKRDGKLDGRIWDRLAHGYYKYNDMDKAVYTMKKAILASPQGWKPYPFTFAACIDHMKEKRDLELALEILGTCRELGHFSQATYDELISYVQGEISETNALKLLKEDYHLRIDEMPADGEKQHEM; this is encoded by the exons ATGGAGTGTTTCGTGAAG AAAATGCTGAAGTTGATTAGGTCAAGATGGAACCATTGCAACACCACTCTTCGTCTCTTACATTCCTCTTCGACACCAACTGATACCCTCTACCATCGAATTTCCAGAGCCGGTGACCCAATCATTCCCATGACTCCTATTCTAAATCAATGGATTCAAGAAGGCAGAGATATCAACCATTCTGAGTTACAGTTTTTCATCAAGCAACTCAGAACCCGTCGTCGCTTCAAACAAGCCCTCCAG ATATCAGAATGGATGAGCAATGAAAGAAACCTTCATTTATTATCAGGAGATATTGCGACACGTCTCGACTTGATAGGTAAAGTCCGCGGTCTAGATCAAGCAGTGAAATATTTTAACAGTGTTCCACACACATCAAAAGATTTCAAGGTCTATGGTGCTCTGTTGCATTGCTATGCACAATACAACTCTGTTGAGAAGGCAGAACTTATcatgaagaaattaaaagagTCTTCTTCCAATAATGAACAAGACTTGGTAGTGAGTTATCATGTTCTGTTAAAGCTCTATTCTCGGACAGGCCAACACGAGAAGTTGGTTGCTCTGATGaaagaaatgaaagagaagaaaatgtgCAACAGTTCCACACTTACTAGTTGGCTCAATGCTTATGCGATTACTAGTAACATAGATGAGATGGAGAAGTTATTGGCGAAGATGGAAGTTGATCACAGCATAACTTTGAACTGGCTCACGTATTCTGTTGTTGCTGATGGATATATTAAAGTTGGCCAATTTGACAAGGCGTTGATAGTGTTGAAAAAATCTGAACAGTTGATTAGAGGAAAGTCGAAGAGAGCTGTGTATCAATCTCTTCTAACTAAGTATGCTGCTATTGGGAAAAAGGATGATGTGTATAGAATTTGGAATATCTGCAAAAGCTTAAATGGTTCCCACCATTCAACCTACATTTCTATGTTAATGTCATTATCCAATCTAAATGACATTGATGGAGCTGAGACGATTCTAGAGGAATGGGAATCTGGAAATACATGCTTTGATGTCAGAATTCCAAATGTGATGGTGAGTGCTTATTGTAAGAATGGAATGTTGGAAAAGGCAGAAGCATATGTTGGGAGGCTTTTAAAAAGAGATGGTAAATTAGATGGAAGAATATGGGATCGTTTGGCGCATGGCTATTATAAGTATAACGATATGGATAAAGCAGTTTATACAATGAAGAAAGCAATATTGGCAAGTCCACAAGGATGGAAACCTTATCCGTTTACTTTCGCTGCATGTATTGATCAcatgaaagaaaagagagattTGGAGTTGGCATTGGAGATTCTTGGGACGTGTAGGGAACTGGGTCATTTCTCTCAAGCCACCTATGATGAGTTGATAAGTTATGTGCAAGGTGAAATCTCAGAAACAAATGCATTGAAACTATTGAAAGAAGATTATCATCTGAGGATTGATGAAATGCCAGCGGATGGAGAGAAGCAACATGAAATGTAG
- the LOC25502626 gene encoding pentatricopeptide repeat-containing protein At2g20710, mitochondrial isoform X2 translates to MSNERNLHLLSGDIATRLDLIGKVRGLDQAVKYFNSVPHTSKDFKVYGALLHCYAQYNSVEKAELIMKKLKESSSNNEQDLVVSYHVLLKLYSRTGQHEKLVALMKEMKEKKMCNSSTLTSWLNAYAITSNIDEMEKLLAKMEVDHSITLNWLTYSVVADGYIKVGQFDKALIVLKKSEQLIRGKSKRAVYQSLLTKYAAIGKKDDVYRIWNICKSLNGSHHSTYISMLMSLSNLNDIDGAETILEEWESGNTCFDVRIPNVMVSAYCKNGMLEKAEAYVGRLLKRDGKLDGRIWDRLAHGYYKYNDMDKAVYTMKKAILASPQGWKPYPFTFAACIDHMKEKRDLELALEILGTCRELGHFSQATYDELISYVQGEISETNALKLLKEDYHLRIDEMPADGEKQHEM, encoded by the coding sequence ATGAGCAATGAAAGAAACCTTCATTTATTATCAGGAGATATTGCGACACGTCTCGACTTGATAGGTAAAGTCCGCGGTCTAGATCAAGCAGTGAAATATTTTAACAGTGTTCCACACACATCAAAAGATTTCAAGGTCTATGGTGCTCTGTTGCATTGCTATGCACAATACAACTCTGTTGAGAAGGCAGAACTTATcatgaagaaattaaaagagTCTTCTTCCAATAATGAACAAGACTTGGTAGTGAGTTATCATGTTCTGTTAAAGCTCTATTCTCGGACAGGCCAACACGAGAAGTTGGTTGCTCTGATGaaagaaatgaaagagaagaaaatgtgCAACAGTTCCACACTTACTAGTTGGCTCAATGCTTATGCGATTACTAGTAACATAGATGAGATGGAGAAGTTATTGGCGAAGATGGAAGTTGATCACAGCATAACTTTGAACTGGCTCACGTATTCTGTTGTTGCTGATGGATATATTAAAGTTGGCCAATTTGACAAGGCGTTGATAGTGTTGAAAAAATCTGAACAGTTGATTAGAGGAAAGTCGAAGAGAGCTGTGTATCAATCTCTTCTAACTAAGTATGCTGCTATTGGGAAAAAGGATGATGTGTATAGAATTTGGAATATCTGCAAAAGCTTAAATGGTTCCCACCATTCAACCTACATTTCTATGTTAATGTCATTATCCAATCTAAATGACATTGATGGAGCTGAGACGATTCTAGAGGAATGGGAATCTGGAAATACATGCTTTGATGTCAGAATTCCAAATGTGATGGTGAGTGCTTATTGTAAGAATGGAATGTTGGAAAAGGCAGAAGCATATGTTGGGAGGCTTTTAAAAAGAGATGGTAAATTAGATGGAAGAATATGGGATCGTTTGGCGCATGGCTATTATAAGTATAACGATATGGATAAAGCAGTTTATACAATGAAGAAAGCAATATTGGCAAGTCCACAAGGATGGAAACCTTATCCGTTTACTTTCGCTGCATGTATTGATCAcatgaaagaaaagagagattTGGAGTTGGCATTGGAGATTCTTGGGACGTGTAGGGAACTGGGTCATTTCTCTCAAGCCACCTATGATGAGTTGATAAGTTATGTGCAAGGTGAAATCTCAGAAACAAATGCATTGAAACTATTGAAAGAAGATTATCATCTGAGGATTGATGAAATGCCAGCGGATGGAGAGAAGCAACATGAAATGTAG
- the LOC112417376 gene encoding uncharacterized protein — protein MKWSNSFSMPNPNTIEVSNSNSKITTSGESSRHNTVNIHNYDVGEELGESYQVINNEKGESSQAVNTDKGKGPLVYSDNEEGDMGGLSSSDDEDDDNDRLVDSEEEIALGFEDVFEEVDNDNLNEDSGANMAGEETNVQLDNIADVDATDWGKEYESEELDSNDPDLSGDERAPAYDVFNPSQLTKDYVFIVGMNFKSLKEFKDGVREWCVLNGTHIKILKNDKEMCRIVCKDSNCLFTALCSKMAYSHSFKLKTWYEDHTCARVLENRSADANFVTKYALDKMRTSEMKVSDIMSDLRTHKSVGVSFYIAWMAKKKAKELIEGDARKQYTLLWRYAVELHRVSHGNRCKINVERLSLSVQPRFSRFYFCFDGCKQAFLSSCRPFIGVDDCHLKTQYGSLVVVGRDANDQYFPLAFGVVETETTDPWRWFLTLLLEDIGTNRR, from the exons ATGAAGTGGTCTAACTCATTTTCAATGCCGAATCCAAATACAATAGAGGTTTCAAACTCGAATTCGAAGATCACAACGTCTGGAGAATCATCACGACATAATACGG TTAATATTCATAATTATGATGTTGGTGAGGAGTTGGGTGAGAGTTATCAGGTAATTAACAATGAGAAGGGTGAGAGTTCTCAGGCAGTAAATACTGACAAAGGTAAAGGGCCATTAGTGTACAGTGATAATGAAGAAGGGGATATGGGTGGTCTAAGTAGcagtgatgatgaagatgatgataatgataggTTAGTTGATAGTGAAGAAGAGATAGCACTTGGATTTGAAGATGTGTTTGAGGAAGTGGATAATGACAATTTGAATGAAGATAGTGGGGCAAATATGGCTGGTGAAGAAACAAATGTGCAACTGGATAATATAGCTGATGTGGATGCCACTGATTGGGGAAAGGAGTATGAGAGTGAAGAGTTAGATTCTAATGATCCTGATTTGAGTGGTGATGAGAGAGCACCTGCTTATGATGTATTTAACCCTAGCCAACTAACCAAGGATTATGTGTTCATAGTTGGCATGAATTTTAAGAGTCTTAAAGAGTTCAAGGATGGTGTAAGGGAGTGGTGTGTATTAAATGGGACCCatattaaaatcttaaaaaatgataaagaaatgTGTAGGATAGTGTGCAAAGATTCCAACTGTCTTTTTACAGCCCTTTGTAGCAAGATGGCCTATagtcattcatttaaattaaagacaTGGTATGAGGACCACACATGTGCTAGGGTTTTAGAAAACCGTAGTGCTGATGCAAACTTTGTTACCAAATATGCCCTTGATAAGATGAGGACCTCTGAGATGAAGGTTAGTGATATAATGTCAGATCTGAGAACACACAAATCAGTTGGAGTGTCATTTTACATAGCTTGGATGGCAAAAAAGAAGGCCAAGGAACTCATAGAAGGGGATGCAAGGAAACAGTATACCTTACTGTGGAGGTATGCAGTTGAGCTTCATAGGGTGTCCCACGGAAATAGGTGTAAGATAAATGTTGAAAGGCTGTCCTTGAGTGTTCAACCAAGGTTTAGcaggttttatttttgttttgacgGTTGCAAGCAAGCCTTTTTATCAAGTTGTAGGCCATTCATAGGGGTGGATGATTGTCATTTGAAAACCCAATATGGATCCTTGGTTGTAGTGGGTAGAGATGCAAATGACCAATACTTCCCTTTGGCTTTTGGAGTTGTAGAGACTGAGACAACAGATCCTTGGAGGTGGTTCCTTACCTTACTGCTTGAAGATATTGGAACTAACaggagataa
- the LOC25502627 gene encoding E3 ubiquitin-protein ligase RMA1H1: MALDQYMDDTVSQIDTFEEKPSLKNWKTSTDVIADSDRNASSGFDCNICLDCVQDPVVTFCGHLYCWPCIYKWLDIQSGISSENEKQKPQCPVCKSELSQSSLVPLYGRGQTMTLSEGKAQQVGIVVPRRPTGPRSFNPTTVSQPTYQNYQHPRQFNSIPSSYPSPMFSTSGSALDNTYGIFGEMIYGRMFGNQIENMYTYPNSYSFQGTNNPRMRRHLMQVDKSLNRISFFLFCSLVLCVLLF, translated from the coding sequence ATGGCCTTAGATCAATACATGGACGATACCGTCTCTCAAATTGATACCTTTGAAGAGAAGCCATCTTTGAAAAACTGGAAAACCTCCACGGATGTGATTGCAGATTCTGATAGAAATGCATCTAGTGGTTTTGACTGTAACATCTGCCTGGATTGTGTGCAAGACCCAGTTGTCACTTTTTGTGGTCATCTTTACTGCTGGCCTTGCATTTACAAATGGCTTGACATACAAAGTGGCATCTCTTCCGAAAACGAGAAGCAGAAGCCACAATGTCCGGTATGCAAATCAGAACTCTCTCAATCCTCGCTAGTTCCATTATATGGCCGTGGCCAAACCATGACTCTGTCTGAAGGCAAGGCTCAGCAAGTAGGGATTGTCGTGCCTCGAAGACCTACGGGTCCAAGATCATTTAATCCTACTACTGTTTCACAGCCTACTTATCAAAATTATCAACATCCTCGGCAATTCAACTCAATTCCGAGCAGTTACCCTTCACCGATGTTTAGTACAAGTGGTTCGGCACTAGATAACACATATGGAATCTTTGGTGAAATGATATATGGAAGGATGTTTGGTAACCAGATAGAAAACATGTATACATATCCTAATTCTTATAGTTTTCAAGGGACCAATAATCCAAGGATGAGAAGACATTTAATGCAAGTTGATAAATCACTCAACAGAATCAGTTTTTTCCTCTTTTGCAGCTTAGTTTTGTGTGTTCTCTTATTTTGA